Proteins encoded in a region of the Benincasa hispida cultivar B227 chromosome 2, ASM972705v1, whole genome shotgun sequence genome:
- the LOC120071903 gene encoding 36.4 kDa proline-rich protein, producing MEPSKLYSLFLICMLFVSTASPILGCGSCGGKPPKKVKPGSGSKSPKGPITLPPIIKPPIKLPPAVPIPSVPIPAVPIPSVPIPPSVPIPSVPIPSVPIPGVPIPPVTVPPVIGNPSPGTTKPCPPSGKETCPIDTLKLGGCVDLLGGLVHIGVGDPAANACCPIISGLAELEAAVCLCTTLKIKALNLNIYVPIALQLLITCGKTPPPGYTCSL from the coding sequence ATGGAGCCTTCAAAACTTTATTCCCTCTTTCTCATTTGCATGCTCTTCGTCTCCACCGCCTCCCCCATTCTCGGCTGCGGCTCCTGCGGCGGCAAACCGCCCAAAAAGGTCAAACCCGGTTCCGGTTCAAAGTCCCCCAAAGGCCCTATCACCCTCCCACCCATCATCAAACCGCCCATCAAACTCCCTCCTGCGGTCCCCATCCCCTCCGTCCCCATCCCGGCGGTCCCCATCCCATCGGTCCCCATTCCACCGTCGGTTCCGATCCCTTCGGTCCCAATCCCTTCGGTTCCCATCCCTGGGGTTCCCATCCCGCCAGTGACGGTGCCTCCGGTGATCGGGAACCCGTCACCGGGGACTACAAAACCCTGCCCACCGTCGGGGAAAGAGACCTGCCCGATTGACACGCTGAAATTGGGTGGATGTGTGGATTTGTTGGGTGGGTTGGTGCACATTGGGGTAGGGGACCCTGCGGCGAATGCTTGCTGCCCTATAATTTCAGGGCTGGCTGAGCTGGAAGCCGCTGTTTGTCTTTGTACTACTCTTAAGATTAAGGCTCTTAATCTTAATATTTATGTTCCTATTGCCCTTCAACTCCTTATCACTTGTGGCAAAACCCCTCCTCCTGGCTACACTTGCTCCCTTTAG